In Bombina bombina isolate aBomBom1 chromosome 6, aBomBom1.pri, whole genome shotgun sequence, a single genomic region encodes these proteins:
- the LOC128662485 gene encoding ras-related protein Rab-8A-like has product MAKTYDYLFKLFLIGNSGVGKTSVLFRFSEDAFNSTFISTIGIDFKIRTIELDGKRIKLQIWDTAGQERFRTITTAYYRGAMGIMLVYDITNEKSFDNIKNWIRNIEEHASADVEKMILGSKCDVKEKRQVSKERGEKLALEYGIKFMETSAKAIINVENAFFTLARDIKAKMDKKMEGNSPQGINQGVKITSDQQKKSSFFRCVLL; this is encoded by the coding sequence ATGGCGAAGACTTACGATTATTTGTTCAAACTGTTTCTTATCGGGAACTCTGGGGTCGGGAAGACCAGCGTATTATTTAGGTTCTCAGAGGATGCCTTCAACTCTACCTTTATATCTACAATAGGTATTGACTTCAAAATTAGAACTATAGAATTAGATGGCAAaagaattaaactacaaatatggGATACTGCAGGACAGGAACGGTTTCGCACAATCACAACAGCTTATTACCGAGGGGCAATGGGTATTATGTTGGTATATGATATCACCAATGAAAAATCCTTTGACAATATCAAAAATTGGATCCGAAATATAGAGGAACATGCGTCAGCTGATGTTGAGAAAATGATCCTCGGGAGCAAATGTGACGTCAAAGAAAAACGACAGGTATCCAAAGAGAGGGGCGAAAAGTTGGCTCTTGAGTATGGAATTAAGTTCATGGAGACTAGTGCGAAGGCAATTATCAATGTTGAAAATGCATTTTTCACATTGGCAAGAGACATCAAAGCAAAAATGGACAAGAAAATGGAGGGGAACAGCCCTCAAGGAATCAACCAAGGAGTCAAAATCACTTCAGACCAGCAAAAGAAGAGCAGTTTCTTCCGATGTGTTCTTCTGTGA